The stretch of DNA CACGCGCCGCAAGGTCGCCGAACAGGCCCAGGCTCGGGTTGGAGTAGCAACGCTGGGTGCCATGCTCGCTGCGCGGCTGCCAATTACGGAAGAATGCCAGCGTCTGCTCTGGGGTCTGCACTGCGTCCGGGAACTGCAATGGCAGGCAATCGGCGCTGTAGGCCCCGAACTCCAGCACGCTGACGTCGGCTAGAGGCGTACCGGCAAGTGCTGGCTGGTAGCGCCGGGCAGGGGCGTTCAGGTCGAGCTTGCCTTCGGCACTGGCCAGGGCGGCGAGGGTGGCCGTGTAGGTCTTGCTCAGCGAGCCGATCTCGAACAGCGTGTCGGCAGTTACTGCCTTGCCGTCGGCTTTGCTGGCCACGCCATAGCTGAAGTAGTGGGCCTGGCCGTTGACGTAGAGCGCCACGGCCAGGCCGGCGATGTCCTGCTCTTTCATCAGGGGCCGGATAACTTCGTCCACCTGGGCCTGCATCGGCCCGGCAGCGTGCGCCGAGGCGAGGCCGAACAGAATGAGCAGTGGAGCGAGACGTACAAGTGGCATGCAAAGGTCCTATTTGTGGGAGTGTCCGTTGGGCGACACCGATGGGGGTTCCGGCGTTAGCAGGAAAAAGCCTCAGACCTTATCGTCTGCCCTTGCACAACGACAAGATGGAAACCTTTATGAAGTATTTGCGCATGTTGTTCGACAACTTCACCCTGTGCCTGCTCGGGGTGGTTCTGATCGCCACCGTGCTACCTTGCTCGGGCGACGGCGCGGTGTATTTTGGCTGGCTGACCAACCTGGCGATCGGCCTGTTGTTTTTCCTGCACGGGGCCAAGCTGTCGCGCGAGGCGATCATCGCCGGTGCAGGCCACTGGCGTCTGCATCTGCTGGTGTTCTCCTGCACGTTCGTGATGTTCCCGCTGCTGGGCCTGGCGTTCAAGCCACTGTTCGTGCCGCTGGTGGGCAACGAGCTGTACCTGGGCGTGCTGTACCTGTGCGCGCTTCCCGCCACCGTGCAGTCGGCCATCGCCTTCACCTCGCTGGCTCGCGGCAACGTGCCTGCAGCCATCTGCAGCGCTGCCGCTTCCAGCCTGATCGGTATCTTCTTGACGCCGCTGCTGGTGATGATGCTGCTGGGGGCCAGTGGCGATACCGGTTCGGGGCTGGATGCCGTGTTGAAAATTACCCTGCAGCTGCTGGTGCCGTTCGTAGCCGGGCAGATCGCACGGCGCTGGATCGGTGCCTGGGTCAAGAAGAATGCCCGCTGGCTCAAGATCGTCGACCAAGGTTCGATCCTGCTGGTGGTCTACACCGCGTTCAGCGAGGCCGTGGTCACCGGCCTGTGGCACACCGTGTCGCCACAGCACCTGGCGGGGCTGTTCGCCGTCTGCGGCATCCTGCTGGCGGTGGTGCTGTTCGGTACGCGTATGCTGGGCAAGGTACTGGGCTTCAACCTGGAAGACCGCATCACCATCCTGTTTGCCGGCTCCAAGAAGAGCCTGGCGACCGGGGTGCCGATGGCGCAGGTGTTGTTCGTGGGTAGCGGCATCGGCGCGATGATCCTGCCGCTGATGCTGTTCCACCAGATCCAGCTGATGGTGTGTGCGGTACTGGCGCAGCGCTATGCCAGCCGTGAGCAGGTGGCTGAGGGCGCTACTGCTTCTTCCTGATAGCTTCATGTTGTCTGTACTGGCCTTTTCGCGGGTAAACCCGCTCCCACAGGTACTGCACCACCTTCGAGCTTGGTGAATATCCTGTGGGAGCGGGTTCATCGGGGCGCCGAACCGCCGCGAAGGGGCCGGTGCAGGTTATCGGGCCTGCCCGGAGCTGCGCTCACGCAACGCTTTCCCCACCTCGGCCTCGATCTTGTAGGCCGGCCCCTCCAGTTCTTCGTAGTTGCGCGTATAGCGCCTGGCAAACTCATTCACCCCAAGCTGCTGATACTGCTGCACATGCTTCAGCTCATGGGCCCACAACGCCACGTTGTCCTCTGCATCACTGGCATGGCGGAAGATGATGGTGTCGATCAGTGTCACCGCATTCACGTCCGGGTTCTGCAGCATGGCGTTGGCCGCCGTGACCTGCTGCTCGTCACCCACCCGGTAGCGGGCTGCATCGAGCACGGCAAAGTCGTACCAGGGTTCCAGTTGCGCGCGGATGTGCAAGGGAATCGGTTGAGTGCCATTGGCAGTGGCCTCGTCGCGCGCTTGCTGCAAGGCGAACGCCAGGCTGCTCGACGCCGCGGTCTCGACATCCTTGAGGATCTGCCCGGCCTGGCCGGGGTCGATCGGCGTGCAGAAGCAGCCCATCAGGCAGACCTGGTACTGCCCAGGCGGGCAGGCCTGTTCGGCAAGCGCCGGCGCTGCCAGCAGCAGCGCCAACAGCAGGTTAACTCGCTTCATTCAATGCCCTGTCGACAAGCCGTTTACTGGCATCGAGCACCTGCTGTTGCACATCCTCGCTGGCCAGCATGCGCCCGACCACCACTGCGCCGACGCACTGGCTGATCAGCACCCAGGCCAACTCCGGGTCTTCGAGTGTTTCGCTCCACGCTGCATGCAGGCTCACCAGCCAGTGTTCGGCCTCTTCGCGCACAGGTTGCTCGGCGCGGGCGATTTCCACCCCCAGCGGCGGCAGCGGGCAGCCACCTTCGGCATTGTGCAGGTGCGCCAGGCTCAGGTACTGCTGCAGGCAGCGGGCCAGGCGCTCGCGGCTGGCACCTTGGTTGGCCAGGCGCGCCAGCGGGCTGTTGCACAGCTCCTGGCGGACCACCTCGGTGAACAGGGCATCTTTGGACGGGAAGTGATTGTAGAAGGCGCCGCCGGTCAGGCCAATGGCCTTCATCAGCCCGGCTACGCCGGTGCTGGAAAAGCCGCCGCGCTTGGCCAGCGCACCGCTGCTGGCCAGCAGCTTGTCGCGGGTTTGCTGCTTGTGTTCGGTGGAGTAGCGCATGCACAACCTCTTCGCGCTGGCTTGACGATGGGGGCGATCATAACATAGCGTTCGTTTACTAAACGATCATTCATCAATGGAGGCAGACATGACAGAACAACAAAAAGTGGTGCTGGTGATCGGTGCCGGGGACGCCACGGGCGGTGCGATCGCCAAACGTTTTGCCCGCGAGGGTTACGTCGCCTGCGTCACCCGCCGCCAGGCCGAAAAGCTGCAGCCGCTTATCGATGAAATCCGCGCTGAAGGGGGCCAGGCCCATGGTTTCGGCTCGGATGCGCGCAAGGAAG from Pseudomonas putida encodes:
- a CDS encoding bile acid:sodium symporter family protein is translated as MKYLRMLFDNFTLCLLGVVLIATVLPCSGDGAVYFGWLTNLAIGLLFFLHGAKLSREAIIAGAGHWRLHLLVFSCTFVMFPLLGLAFKPLFVPLVGNELYLGVLYLCALPATVQSAIAFTSLARGNVPAAICSAAASSLIGIFLTPLLVMMLLGASGDTGSGLDAVLKITLQLLVPFVAGQIARRWIGAWVKKNARWLKIVDQGSILLVVYTAFSEAVVTGLWHTVSPQHLAGLFAVCGILLAVVLFGTRMLGKVLGFNLEDRITILFAGSKKSLATGVPMAQVLFVGSGIGAMILPLMLFHQIQLMVCAVLAQRYASREQVAEGATASS
- a CDS encoding DUF4157 domain-containing protein, with translation MKRVNLLLALLLAAPALAEQACPPGQYQVCLMGCFCTPIDPGQAGQILKDVETAASSSLAFALQQARDEATANGTQPIPLHIRAQLEPWYDFAVLDAARYRVGDEQQVTAANAMLQNPDVNAVTLIDTIIFRHASDAEDNVALWAHELKHVQQYQQLGVNEFARRYTRNYEELEGPAYKIEAEVGKALRERSSGQAR
- a CDS encoding TetR/AcrR family transcriptional regulator encodes the protein MRYSTEHKQQTRDKLLASSGALAKRGGFSSTGVAGLMKAIGLTGGAFYNHFPSKDALFTEVVRQELCNSPLARLANQGASRERLARCLQQYLSLAHLHNAEGGCPLPPLGVEIARAEQPVREEAEHWLVSLHAAWSETLEDPELAWVLISQCVGAVVVGRMLASEDVQQQVLDASKRLVDRALNEAS